One region of Gossypium raimondii isolate GPD5lz chromosome 6, ASM2569854v1, whole genome shotgun sequence genomic DNA includes:
- the LOC105773872 gene encoding protein STICHEL-like 3, whose product MTRAVRVLKDANGDNISDHLKNHIHLTNCIHLKNHMRHKHSPIMSDRSLVRDLMILQRSRSLRDPSASPPYWHSPLVADLLSKKVDKDGFYREGRRSVGVERPRSGRRFSVSSPALPNFATSKVVPGEGSGSDHSSKSGDRDNQRSRRDHRTDVLGENNEPVLEQDGNCLSPDAISGGSGLNDRSKNRKGKQTQGIRVKTLSEQLNDLPVDSDDVLSSKGDFHGRHEKTSEKPEVSVRGHSSGLDKVKRRRFRGARRSRAAPSQEVGGRNELSVASNLFARGSMRTKYGTEEEANEYDPQNITKAPRNGCGVPFNWSRIHQRGKTFLDMAGRSFSCGLSDSRLRKRGAGFHGRNSSEIPVESDQSSSSAKFNAEALPLLIEASGSQDSTDNACWVHDYSGELGIFADNLLKGNIDSDLASEARSSDQLKLVRNGQCRHQNITQKYMPRTFRDLVGQNLVSQALSNAVMKRKVGLLYVFYGPHGTGKTSCSRIFARALNCQSLEQPKPCGFCDSCISHDMGKSCNIKEVGPVSNFDFESIMDLLDNMNNSQLPSQYRVFIFDDCDTLSPDCWSAILKVIDRAPRHVVFILVSSSLDILPHIIMSRCQKFFFPKLKDADIIYTLQWIASRENIRIEKDALKLIASRSDGSLRDAEMTLEQLSLLGQKISVLLVQELVGLISDEKLVDLLDLALSADTVNTVKSLRVIIETGVEPLALMSQLATVITDILASSYDFTKERHRRKFFRRQPLSKEDMEKLRQALKTLSKAEKQLRMSNDKLTWLTAALLQLAPDQQYILPISSGDTSSHHSPLPLSVTDGTDIPEKGLELVLLRNNTRDLSTNVRSENLYARSPGDFKTSTGKRHQKLVKDHTRIEKIWLEVLDNIQVSSLKEFLYQEGKLISVSFGAAPTIQLMFSSHKTKSKAEKFRGHILQAFESILGSPLTIEIRCEMNKDATAGFHGLLVLPSSRDGPSHMIMDLESNSRNRIHEAGFHDTSKRVMRERDSGMHRKSPEAGRSEIVEIPVSPGEAKDNEHAAYQELMLASSSGRRKPGELTPSQSIVRSKVSIAHVIHHGDGCTQENRWSNHKAVSIAEKLEQENLRLEPRSRSLLCWKTSKATRRKRLKIRTRRPALLLKLVSCGRCLSSKSPR is encoded by the exons ATGACTAGGGCTGTTAGGGTATTAAAGGATGCTAATGGTGATAATATTAGTGACCATCTAAAGAATCATATTCATTTGACTAACTGTATACACTTGAAGAATCATATGCGTCATAAGCATAGCCCTATAATGTCCGACCGATCGCTCGTGAGGGATCTTATGATCCTTCAACGATCCCGGTCCCTTAGGGATCCTTCTGCAAGTCCTCCTTATTGGCATTCACCTTTGGTTGCTGATTTGCTTTCGAAAAAGGTTGACAAGGATGGTTTTTATCGAGAGGGGAGAAGGTCTGTTGGTGTTGAGAGGCCGAGAAGTGGAAGGAGGTTTTCGGTAAGTTCACCAGCTTTGCCTAATTTCGCGACTTCTAAAGTTGTGCCGGGTGAAGGTAGTGGTAGTGATCATAGTAGTAAGAGTGGAGATAGAGATAATCAAAGGAGTAGGAGAGATCATAGGACTGATGTTTTGGGGGAGAATAATGAGCCTGTACTGGAGCAAGATGGTAATTGTTTGTCTCCTGATGCGATCTCGGGTGGTTCTGGTTTGAATGATAGGAGTAAAAACCGAAAAGGGAAGCAAACACAAGGGATTCGAGTGAAGACTTTATCCGAGCAGTTGAATGACCTTCCTGTGGATAGTGATGATGTATTGTCTTCCAAAGGTGACTTTCATGGAAGGCATGAGAAAACCAGTGAGAAACCTGAGGTCAGTGTCCGTGGTCATTCGAGTGGATTAGACAAGGTGAAAAGGCGCAGGTTTCGAGGGGCAAGAAGATCTCGGGCTGCTCCTTCTCAAGAGGTTGGAGGTCGGAATGAGTTGTCTGTGGCTTCTAATTTGTTTGCTCGGGGTTCGATGCGCACAAAGTATGGTACAGAAGAGGAAGCAAATGAATATGATCCGCAAAACATAACAAAGGCCCCTCGAAATGGATGTGGGGTTCCATTTAATTGGTCAAGAATTCATCAAAGAGGTAAAACTTTCCTTGACATGGCAGGAAGGAGTTTTTCGTGTGGTTTATCGGACTCTAGATTACGGAAACGTGGGGCAGGTTTCCATGGAAGAAATTCTTCTGAAATACCTGTGGAATCCGATCAATCGAGCTCATCTGCGAAGTTCAACGCTGAGGCACTGCCGCTTCTAATCGAGGCATCTGGATCACAGGACAGCACGGACAATGcttgttgggtacatgactatTCAGGGGAGTTAGGTATATTTGCCGATAATTTATTGAAGGGAAACATTGATTCAGACCTTGCTTCCGAAGCTCGATCTAGTGACCAACTTAAGTTAGTCAGGAATGGCCAATGTAGGCACCAAAATATCACACAAAAGTACATGCCGAGAACTTTTAGAGACCTCGTCGGACAAAATTTGGTATCGCAAGCTCTTTCTAATGCTGTTATGAAAAGGAAAGTTGGATTGTTATATGTCTTTTATGGACCTCATGGAACCGGAAAAACTTCTTGTAGTCGGATATTTGCTCGAGCTTTGAATTGTCAGTCACTTGAGCAGCCCAAACCTTGCGGGTTTTGCGATTCTTGTATTTCACATGACATGGGAAAGAGTTGCAATATAAAGGAAGTTGGTCCTGTCAGTAACTTTGACTTCGAGAGTATCATGGATCTTCTTGATAATATGAACAACTCTCAGCTGCCTTCGCAGTACCGAGTTTTCATATTTGATGACTGTGATACTTTATCCCCGGATTGTTGGAGTGCCATATTGAAGGTCATCGATCGAGCACCCAGACATGTGGTCTTTATTCTTGTCAGTTCGAGTCTTGATATTCTGCCTCATATAATTATGTCCAGATGTCAGAAATTCTTTTTCCCGAAACTGAAGGATGCGGATATAATTTATACCTTGCAGTGGATTGCATCTAGAGAGAACATCAGAATCGAGAAAGATGCACTTAAACTGATCGCATCTCGATCCGATGGATCACTGAGGGATGCAGAGATGACTCTCGAGCAGCTGAGTTTGCTCGGGCAAAAAATCTCGGTTCTGTTGGTTCAGGAACTG GTTGGGCTTATCTCTGACGAAAAGCTCGTGGATCTTCTTGATCTAGCATTATCAGCAGACACGGTAAATACCGTGAAGAGCTTGAGGGTGATAATCGAAACTGGTGTGGagcctttagctttaatgtcaCAGCTTGCTACTGTGATAACCGATATTCTTGCTAGCAGTTATGATTTCACTAAAGAAAGGCATCGAAGGAAGTTCTTCCGACGACAGCCAT TGTCAAAAGAAGATATGGAGAAACTACGGCAAGCTTTGAAAACGTTATCCAAGGCAGAAAAACAACTGAGGATGTCAAACGACAAACTAACATGGCTAACGGCTGCTTTGCTTCAGCTTGCTCCTGATCAGCAATATATATTGCCGATTTCTTCCGGTGACACTAGTTCTCATCATAGTCCATTGCCTCTAAGTGTTACAGATGGAACAGATATACCTGAGAAAGGCCTTGAGCTTGTTCTGCTGCGTAATAATACTAGAGACTTGTCAACAAATGTTAGGTCAGAAAATCTCTATGCAAGAAGTCCAGGGGATTTCAAGACTAGTACTGGGAAGCGACATCAGAAATTAGTCAAAGATCATACGAGAATTGAGAAAATTTGGTTGGAGGTGCTTGATAACATTCAAGTTAGTAGTCTAAAAGAGTTCTTGTATCAAGAAGGAAAGCTAATCTCGGTTAGTTTCGGTGCAG CCCCAACCATACAGTTGATGTTCAGTTCACATAAAACCAAATCTAAAGCCGAGAAATTTAGGGGGCATATTTTACAAGCATTTGAGTCCATTCTTGGTTCTCCCTTGACAATCGAAATTAGATGTGAAATGAACAAAGATGCCACAGCTGGTTTTCATGGACTTCTCGTTTTACCATCTTCCCGGGATGGTCCATCTCATATGATCATGGATCTGGAGTCCAATTCTCGAAATAGGATACATGAGGCAGGTTTTCATGATACTAGCAAAAGAGTTATGAGAGAGAGAGATTCCGGCATGCATCGGAAATCACCGGAAGCAGGAAGGAGCGAAATTGTCGAAATTCCAGTTTCCCCAGGAGAAGCCAAGGACAACGAACATGCAGCTTATCAGGAGCTGATGTTGGCATCCTCCTCAGGGAGACGAAAACCCGGGGAACTAACCCCGAGTCAGAGCATTGTTAGAAGTAAGGTGTCCATTGCACACGTAATTCATCATGGAGATGGATGTACACAAGAGAACAGATGGTCAAATCACAAAGCAGTTTCCATTGCCGAAAAGCTCGAACAAGAGAACCT GAGACTCGAACCAAGGTCAAGAAGCTTACTTTGCTGGAAAACATCTAAAGCAACACGTCGGAAG CGCTTGAAGATCAGAACACGAAGACCGGCTCTGTTATTGAAGCTCGTCTCTTGTGGAAGATGTCTCTCTTCCAAATCTCCTAGGTAA